One region of Leishmania panamensis strain MHOM/PA/94/PSC-1 chromosome 28 sequence genomic DNA includes:
- a CDS encoding hypothetical protein (TriTrypDB/GeneDB-style sysID: LpmP.28.2310): MERAADARREIYELWSSTARAEEHVQSSATSMSANETAAAEAKAAEERCEAVARLLDKHKLDPATPREEDVSRGLGDALDRLLLLCVPLSSRHGTDLLVKLMQVSARQGRQFSMRTIQHLFARTNGYAEALAVFYAMRRSNFAMSMEAYHAMLYSLQRLEEEGWAARFHEEFTASNGEAISEQALDFVLRGVDNQLMPENKPWLGRIMFAEVKDSVATQRQSMKSFDEMGQLWVQRYKKGGSAPE, translated from the coding sequence GTGCTGCCGATGCACGCAGAGAGATTTATGAACTGTGGAGCAGCACTGCAAGGGCAGAGGAGCATGTGCAATCCTCGGCCACATCCATGTCAGCAAAcgagacggcagcagcagaggccaaagcggcagaggagcgcTGCGAAGCGGTGGCGAGACTCTTAGACAAGCACAAGCTCGACCCAGCGACACCTCGCGAGGAGGATGTTAGCCGCGGACTGGGTGATGCGCTTGACCGCTTACTACTCCTTTGCGTACCACTGTCATCGAGGCACGGCACGGACCTTTTAGTGAAGCTTATGCAGGTTTCTGCTCGACAGGGCCGGCAGTTCTCAATGCGGACCATTCAGCATCTGTTTGCACGCACGAACGGCTACGCTGAAGCTCTCGCAGTCTTTTACGCGATGCGACGCAGCAACTTTGCGATGAGCATGGAGGCGTACCATGCGATGCTCTATTCCCTGCAGCgtctcgaggaggagggatggGCGGCACGCTTCCACGAAGAATTCACTGCTTCGAACGGGGAGGCCATCTCTGAGCAGGCGCTCGACTTTGTTCTGCGCGGTGTCGACAATCAGTTGATGCCGGAGAACAAGCCATGGCTGGGCCGCATCATGTTTGCAGAGGTGAAGGATAGCGTGGCtacgcagcggcagtcgaTGAAGTCCTTTGATGAGATGGGGCAACTGTGGGTGCAGCGCTACAAGAAAGGTGGGTCCGCCCCAGAATAG